The following are from one region of the Oncorhynchus tshawytscha isolate Ot180627B linkage group LG24, Otsh_v2.0, whole genome shotgun sequence genome:
- the zdhhc6 gene encoding palmitoyltransferase ZDHHC6 isoform X1: MNFLTALVTFENLHEVRRLCHWGPVIALTVIAVCSSMAILDSIIWYWPLDTTGGSFNFIMLINWSVLILYNYFNAMFVGPGYIPLGWKPEKEEDTKYLQFCRMCQGYKAPRSHHCRKCNRCVMKMDHHCPWINNCCGHQNHAYFTSFLLLAPLGCSHAAFIFIMTMYTQLYERISFGWSTVKIDMSAVRRFQPIMPFSVPAFAATLFALGLALGTTIAVGMLFFIQMKVILRNKTSVEAWIEEKAKDRIQYYQTGEEFIFPYDLGRRWENFKQVFTWSGSPEGDGIQWPIHAKCHQHTLTIEQLKQKADKRVRSQIQYRVVEDYNGACCPLSKGLNTFFRTPCTEEPRIGLHKGETILATRGTKWWMYGDKVLDDEQTKAGARLRGWFPRRCVEKCHYDTAVTSAMTSETSSEEKKVK, translated from the exons ATGAACTTTCTTACAGCCCTCGTGACGTTTGAGAACCTCCATGAGGTCCGGAGGTTGTGTCACTGGGGCCCAGTGATAGCCCTGACAGTCATCGCCGTGTGCTCCTCCATGGCCATATTAGACTCCATTATCTGGTACTGGCCATTGGACACCACGGGAGGGAGCTTCAACTTCATCATGCTCATCAACTGGTCCGTGCTCATTCTCTACAACTACTTCAACGCTATGTTCGTGGGCCCTGGTTACATCCCCCTTGGCTGGAAACCA GAGAAGGAAGAAGACACCAAGTACCTTCAGTTCTGCAGAATGTGCCAAGGCTACAAGGCCCCGAGATCCCACCATTGCCGCAAGTGCAACAG GTGTGTGATGAAGATGGATCACCACTGCCCGTGGATCAACAACTGCTGCGGCCACCAGAACCACGCCTACTTCACCAGTTTCCTGCTGTTGGCGCCTCTCGGCTGCTCGCACGCCGCTTTCATCTTCATCATGACCATGTACACACAGCTCTACGAGAGG ATATCCTTTGGCTGGAGTACCGTGAAGATCGACATGAGCGCCGTCAGACGGTTTCAACCCATCATGCCGTTCAGCGTACCCGCCTTCGCTGCCACTCTCTTTGCCTTAGGGCTGGCACTGGGCACCACCATAGCCGTTGGCATGTTGTTCTTCATACAG ATGAAAGTCATCCTTCGAAACAAGACCTCCGTTGAGGCCTGGATCGAGGAAAAG GCCAAAGACAGAATTCAGTACTACCAAACAGGGGAAGAGTTTATCTTCCCCTACGACCTGGGCCGGCGCTGGGAGAACTTCAAACAGGTGTTCACCTGGTCAGGGAGCCCAGAGGGCGACGGCATTCAATGGCCCATCCACGCCAAGTGTCACCAGCACACCTTAACC ATTGAGCAACTGAAACAAAAAGCTGACAAGCGGGTGAGAAGT CAGATTCAGTATCGGGTAGTGGAGGACTACAACGGAGCCTGCTGCCCACTGAGCAAGGGCCTCAACACCTTCTTCAGGACTCCCTGCACCGAGGAGCCCCGCATCGGCCTCCACAAGGGGGAGACCATCCTTGCCACCCGGGGGACCAA ATGGTGGATGTATGGGGACAAAGTGCTGGATGACGAGCAGACTAAAG CTGGAGCTCGCCTGCGGGGTTGGTTTCCCCGCCGGTGCGTAGAGAAGTGCCATTACGACACAGCAGTGACTAGTGCAATGACCAGTGAGACCAGCAGTGAGGAGAAGAAAGTGAAATAA
- the zdhhc6 gene encoding palmitoyltransferase ZDHHC6 isoform X2: MNFLTALVTFENLHEVRRLCHWGPVIALTVIAVCSSMAILDSIIWYWPLDTTGGSFNFIMLINWSVLILYNYFNAMFVGPGYIPLGWKPEKEEDTKYLQFCRMCQGYKAPRSHHCRKCNRCVMKMDHHCPWINNCCGHQNHAYFTSFLLLAPLGCSHAAFIFIMTMYTQLYERISFGWSTVKIDMSAVRRFQPIMPFSVPAFAATLFALGLALGTTIAVGMLFFIQMKVILRNKTSVEAWIEEKAKDRIQYYQTGEEFIFPYDLGRRWENFKQVFTWSGSPEGDGIQWPIHAKCHQHTLTIEQLKQKADKRVRSIQYRVVEDYNGACCPLSKGLNTFFRTPCTEEPRIGLHKGETILATRGTKWWMYGDKVLDDEQTKAGARLRGWFPRRCVEKCHYDTAVTSAMTSETSSEEKKVK; encoded by the exons ATGAACTTTCTTACAGCCCTCGTGACGTTTGAGAACCTCCATGAGGTCCGGAGGTTGTGTCACTGGGGCCCAGTGATAGCCCTGACAGTCATCGCCGTGTGCTCCTCCATGGCCATATTAGACTCCATTATCTGGTACTGGCCATTGGACACCACGGGAGGGAGCTTCAACTTCATCATGCTCATCAACTGGTCCGTGCTCATTCTCTACAACTACTTCAACGCTATGTTCGTGGGCCCTGGTTACATCCCCCTTGGCTGGAAACCA GAGAAGGAAGAAGACACCAAGTACCTTCAGTTCTGCAGAATGTGCCAAGGCTACAAGGCCCCGAGATCCCACCATTGCCGCAAGTGCAACAG GTGTGTGATGAAGATGGATCACCACTGCCCGTGGATCAACAACTGCTGCGGCCACCAGAACCACGCCTACTTCACCAGTTTCCTGCTGTTGGCGCCTCTCGGCTGCTCGCACGCCGCTTTCATCTTCATCATGACCATGTACACACAGCTCTACGAGAGG ATATCCTTTGGCTGGAGTACCGTGAAGATCGACATGAGCGCCGTCAGACGGTTTCAACCCATCATGCCGTTCAGCGTACCCGCCTTCGCTGCCACTCTCTTTGCCTTAGGGCTGGCACTGGGCACCACCATAGCCGTTGGCATGTTGTTCTTCATACAG ATGAAAGTCATCCTTCGAAACAAGACCTCCGTTGAGGCCTGGATCGAGGAAAAG GCCAAAGACAGAATTCAGTACTACCAAACAGGGGAAGAGTTTATCTTCCCCTACGACCTGGGCCGGCGCTGGGAGAACTTCAAACAGGTGTTCACCTGGTCAGGGAGCCCAGAGGGCGACGGCATTCAATGGCCCATCCACGCCAAGTGTCACCAGCACACCTTAACC ATTGAGCAACTGAAACAAAAAGCTGACAAGCGGGTGAGAAGT ATTCAGTATCGGGTAGTGGAGGACTACAACGGAGCCTGCTGCCCACTGAGCAAGGGCCTCAACACCTTCTTCAGGACTCCCTGCACCGAGGAGCCCCGCATCGGCCTCCACAAGGGGGAGACCATCCTTGCCACCCGGGGGACCAA ATGGTGGATGTATGGGGACAAAGTGCTGGATGACGAGCAGACTAAAG CTGGAGCTCGCCTGCGGGGTTGGTTTCCCCGCCGGTGCGTAGAGAAGTGCCATTACGACACAGCAGTGACTAGTGCAATGACCAGTGAGACCAGCAGTGAGGAGAAGAAAGTGAAATAA